From Xiphophorus hellerii strain 12219 chromosome 9, Xiphophorus_hellerii-4.1, whole genome shotgun sequence, a single genomic window includes:
- the rubcn gene encoding run domain Beclin-1-interacting and cysteine-rich domain-containing protein isoform X3, giving the protein MEVTAEGEAEERRREQWKLLSSLKTTVEGLVSTNNPNVWSRYGGLQRLHKDMNNILGHRLKNEQMYYKQRDYWPFVWCVRYISPHLAMHVEQFSHLEPVLSSGVHRAGESHKAERWLLHSLQVHKLSAQLKPLLRHLGNTRKYYNDDAFLLSEPHVTAMFQCLEAVEQNNPKLLAQVDTVGLSPLKGSPCLSLLKSQSLCVLPGAGGTWRNADTAPGGDSLNRRLTTSNCSLREAVTANHRPANTTAARSVKGNNMSEESINTKYTTSPASTVETPWVIVSRPGDRERGVTPSPGSISVPHISLSESPSSSVQPEAGDSCDGDSDDGPEYLAIGNLGQRSRDSRSSIHSSEQDQTKEPGTQQSSQTSTPPRCSSFSEGQRGPGRGAKGHTRSFSDTGISQKLRNGGGHRKITIIIEDPVAESASEDSSMKDYSPFSPQRSNTSTPSSLYMESYGPQYSSVPDGMFRKPSKGQSLISYLSEQDFGSCADLEKENAHFSISESLIAAIELMKYNMLRQEEEGEEEGDSDSEIQQLKQKIRLRRQQIRRSRLPPYTTSQHHFHSTDSGGSRRSSQDSYQGLSDSGSAEEVEECELQDADIKRSVSSSGRSFLSSESISPSFLQSNSAESVAMGLLRQFEGMQLPAASELDWLVPEHDAPQKLLPIPDSLPISPDDGEHADIYKLRIRVRGNLEWAPPRPQIIFNIHPAPKRKIIVAKQNYRCAGCGTRIDPDYIKRLRYCEYLGRYFCQCCHENAQAIVPGRVLRKWDFSKYYVSNFARDLLSKISGDPLFNPSDINNGLYKKIKSLESVRVLRVQLFHMKNLFKTCRFARGVLDQLDSVPGHLTEDLHLFSLNDLTAVRNGELAPRLKELLKLGTMHVAGCVLCQAKGFVCEFCNNDKDIIFPFQLSKCQRCEECHACYHQSCFRTGKDCPRCRRLAERRERMARRNMEEQEDEGGGT; this is encoded by the exons ATGGAGGTTACGGCGGAGGGAGAGGCGGAGGAGCGCAG GAGGGAGCAATGGAAGCTGCTGTCCAGCCTGAAGACCACGGTGGAGGGCCTCGTGTCCACCAACAACCCCAACGTCTGGTCGCGGTACGGCGGCCTGCAGAGGCTGCACAAGGACATGAACAACATCCTCGGTCACAGACTGAAGAACGAGCAG ATGTACTACAAACAGCGAGACTACTGGCCCTTTGTTTGGTGTGTTCGCTACATCAGCCCCCACCTCGCCATGCACGTTGAACAG ttcaGTCACCTGGAGCCGGTTCTGAGCAGCGGGGTGCACAGAGCCGGTGAGAGCCACAAGGCCGAGCGCTGGTTGCTGCACAGCTTGCAGGTTCATAAGCTGTCAGCTCAGCTCAAACCTCTGCTCAGGCATTTGGGAAACACACGGAAATATTACAACG ACGACGCCTTCCTGCTGAGTGAGCCTCATGTGACGGCCATGTTTCAGTGTCTGGAGGCTGTGGAGCAGAATAATCCCAAACTGCTGGCCCAAGTAGACACTGTTGGG CTTTCCCCGCTGAAAGGCTCTCCGTGTCTTAGTCTGCTGAAGAGCCAGAGCCTGTGTGTGCTGCCAGGGGCCGGGGGGACCTGGAGGAACGCCGACACGGCCCCTGGAGGAGACTCTCTGAACCGCAGACTAACCACCTCAAACTGCTCCCTGCGAGAAGCGGTCACAGCCAACCACAGGCCAGCAAACACTACAGCAGCTAGATCCGTTAAGGGCAACAACATGAGTGAGGAAAGCATCAATACCAAGT ACACTACCTCTCCAGCCAGCACCGTGGAAACTCCGTGGGTGATCGTGTCCAGACCGGGGGACCGTGAGCGAGGTGTGACGCCGTCTCCTGGATCAATTTCCGTCCCTCACATCTCGCTGTCAGAGTCCCCATCCTCCTCCGTTCAGCCCGAGGCCGGGGACTCCTGCGACGGTGACTCCGACGATGGACCGGAGTATCTGGCTATTGGTAACCTGGGGCAACGAAGTCGTGATTCTCGAAGCTCCATCCACAGCAGTGAGCAGGACCAGACAAAGGAACCTGGCACACAGCAGAGTTCCCAGACCTCGACCCCGCCGAGGTGCTCGTCTTTCTCAGAGGGCCAGAGGGGCCCCGGCAGGGGGGCCAAAGGACACACCCGCTCGTTTTCAGACACGGGGATCAGTCAAAAACTCAGGAATG GAGGAGGCCACAGAAAAATCACCATAATAATAGAGGATCCAGTAGCAG aatcaGCAAGCGAAGACTCCAGCATGAAGGACTACAGTCCCTTCTCTCCTCAGCGCAGCAATACCAGCACACCCAGCTCCCTTTACATGGAGTCCT ATGGGCCCCAGTACAGCAGTGTGCCGGATGGGATGTTCAGGAAGCCATCGAAGGGGCAGAGCCTCATCAGCTATCTGTCAGAGCAGGACTTTGGCAGCTGTGCTGACCTAGAAAAG GAAAATGCTCATTTCAGTATCTCAGAGTCCCTCATCGCCGCCATTGAGCTGATGAAATACAACATGCTGCGCCAGGAGGAAGAgggtgaggaggagggagaCAGCGACTCCGAGATTCAGCAGCTCAAACAAAAGATCCGTCTGAGGAGGCAGCAGATCCGCCGCAGCCGTCTGCCACCCTACACAACCTCCCAGCACC ATTTCCACTCCACTGACAGCGGAGGCTCCAGGAGGAGCTCTCAGGACTCCTACCAGGGCCTGTCTGACTCCGGCTCGGCcgaggaggtggaggagtgTGAACTGCAAG ATGCCGATATAAAGCGCAGTGTAAGCTCCAGTGGCAGGTCCTTCCTGAGCTCAGAGTCCAT ctcTCCCTCCTTCCTCCAGTCTAACTCAGCTGAGTCGGTGGCGATGGGTTTGCTCAGGCAGTTCGAGGGCATGCAGCTTCCTGCAGCTTCAGAGCTCGACTGGCTGGTTCCAGAGCACGATGCTCCACAGAAG CTGCTGCCTATTCCCGACTCTCTGCCCATCTCTCCTGATGACGGAGAGCACGCAGATATCTACAAGTTGAGGATTCGAGTTCGAGGCAACCTTGAGTGGGCGCCGCCGAGACCACAAATCATCTTCAACATTCATCCTGCACCAAA gaGGAAGATCATTGTTGCCAAGCAGAACTACCGCTGTGCTGGATGTGGCACCAGAATTGACCCAG ACTACATCAAGCGACTGCGATACTGCGAGTACCTCGGCCGCTACTTCTGCCAGTGCTGCCACGAGAACGCCCAGGCGATCGTTCCCGGCCGAGTTCTCAGAAAGTGGGACTTCAGCAAGTACTATGTCAGCAACTTTGCCCGAGACCTGTTGAGCAAGATTTCAGGAGACCCTCTGTTCAACCCGAGTGACATCAACAACGGCTTGTACAAGAAGATCAAGTCTCTGGAGTCCGTCAGG gtttTAAGAGTGCAGctttttcacatgaaaaatCTCTTCAAGACTTGTCGCTTTGCCAGAGG GGTTCTTGACCAGTTGGACAGCGTGCCAGGTCACCTGACCGAGGACCTTCACCTTTTCTCGCTCAACGACCTCACTGCTGTTCGCAACGGAGAACTGGCTCCTCGGTTGAAAGAGCTGCTTAAGCTTGGTACCATGCATGTAGCTGGTTGCGTG tTGTGTCAGGCGAAGGGCTTTGTCTGCGAGTTCTGCAACAACGACAAAGACATCATCTTCCCCTTCCAGCTCAGCAAGTGCCAGCGCTGCGAAG AGTGCCACGCCTGTTACCATCAGAGCTGCTTCAGGACAGGTAAAGACTGCCCCCGGTGTAGGCGGCTGGCGGAGCGTCGGGAGAGGATGGCGCGCAGAAACATGGAGGAGCAAGAGGACGAAGGAGGAGGGACTTAG
- the rubcn gene encoding run domain Beclin-1-interacting and cysteine-rich domain-containing protein isoform X1: protein MEVTAEGEAEERRREQWKLLSSLKTTVEGLVSTNNPNVWSRYGGLQRLHKDMNNILGHRLKNEQMYYKQRDYWPFVWCVRYISPHLAMHVEQFSHLEPVLSSGVHRAGESHKAERWLLHSLQVHKLSAQLKPLLRHLGNTRKYYNDDAFLLSEPHVTAMFQCLEAVEQNNPKLLAQVDTVGLSPLKGSPCLSLLKSQSLCVLPGAGGTWRNADTAPGGDSLNRRLTTSNCSLREAVTANHRPANTTAARSVKGNNMSEESINTKYTTSPASTVETPWVIVSRPGDRERGVTPSPGSISVPHISLSESPSSSVQPEAGDSCDGDSDDGPEYLAIGNLGQRSRDSRSSIHSSEQDQTKEPGTQQSSQTSTPPRCSSFSEGQRGPGRGAKGHTRSFSDTGISQKLRNGGGHRKITIIIEDPVAESASEDSSMKDYSPFSPQRSNTSTPSSLYMESYGPQYSSVPDGMFRKPSKGQSLISYLSEQDFGSCADLEKENAHFSISESLIAAIELMKYNMLRQEEEGEEEGDSDSEIQQLKQKIRLRRQQIRRSRLPPYTTSQHHFHSTDSGGSRRSSQDSYQGLSDSGSAEEVEECELQDGCEGQSLLAVSQSGLSLSLASLFSDADIKRSVSSSGRSFLSSESISPSFLQSNSAESVAMGLLRQFEGMQLPAASELDWLVPEHDAPQKLLPIPDSLPISPDDGEHADIYKLRIRVRGNLEWAPPRPQIIFNIHPAPKRKIIVAKQNYRCAGCGTRIDPDYIKRLRYCEYLGRYFCQCCHENAQAIVPGRVLRKWDFSKYYVSNFARDLLSKISGDPLFNPSDINNGLYKKIKSLESVRVLRVQLFHMKNLFKTCRFARGVLDQLDSVPGHLTEDLHLFSLNDLTAVRNGELAPRLKELLKLGTMHVAGCVLCQAKGFVCEFCNNDKDIIFPFQLSKCQRCEECHACYHQSCFRTGKDCPRCRRLAERRERMARRNMEEQEDEGGGT from the exons ATGGAGGTTACGGCGGAGGGAGAGGCGGAGGAGCGCAG GAGGGAGCAATGGAAGCTGCTGTCCAGCCTGAAGACCACGGTGGAGGGCCTCGTGTCCACCAACAACCCCAACGTCTGGTCGCGGTACGGCGGCCTGCAGAGGCTGCACAAGGACATGAACAACATCCTCGGTCACAGACTGAAGAACGAGCAG ATGTACTACAAACAGCGAGACTACTGGCCCTTTGTTTGGTGTGTTCGCTACATCAGCCCCCACCTCGCCATGCACGTTGAACAG ttcaGTCACCTGGAGCCGGTTCTGAGCAGCGGGGTGCACAGAGCCGGTGAGAGCCACAAGGCCGAGCGCTGGTTGCTGCACAGCTTGCAGGTTCATAAGCTGTCAGCTCAGCTCAAACCTCTGCTCAGGCATTTGGGAAACACACGGAAATATTACAACG ACGACGCCTTCCTGCTGAGTGAGCCTCATGTGACGGCCATGTTTCAGTGTCTGGAGGCTGTGGAGCAGAATAATCCCAAACTGCTGGCCCAAGTAGACACTGTTGGG CTTTCCCCGCTGAAAGGCTCTCCGTGTCTTAGTCTGCTGAAGAGCCAGAGCCTGTGTGTGCTGCCAGGGGCCGGGGGGACCTGGAGGAACGCCGACACGGCCCCTGGAGGAGACTCTCTGAACCGCAGACTAACCACCTCAAACTGCTCCCTGCGAGAAGCGGTCACAGCCAACCACAGGCCAGCAAACACTACAGCAGCTAGATCCGTTAAGGGCAACAACATGAGTGAGGAAAGCATCAATACCAAGT ACACTACCTCTCCAGCCAGCACCGTGGAAACTCCGTGGGTGATCGTGTCCAGACCGGGGGACCGTGAGCGAGGTGTGACGCCGTCTCCTGGATCAATTTCCGTCCCTCACATCTCGCTGTCAGAGTCCCCATCCTCCTCCGTTCAGCCCGAGGCCGGGGACTCCTGCGACGGTGACTCCGACGATGGACCGGAGTATCTGGCTATTGGTAACCTGGGGCAACGAAGTCGTGATTCTCGAAGCTCCATCCACAGCAGTGAGCAGGACCAGACAAAGGAACCTGGCACACAGCAGAGTTCCCAGACCTCGACCCCGCCGAGGTGCTCGTCTTTCTCAGAGGGCCAGAGGGGCCCCGGCAGGGGGGCCAAAGGACACACCCGCTCGTTTTCAGACACGGGGATCAGTCAAAAACTCAGGAATG GAGGAGGCCACAGAAAAATCACCATAATAATAGAGGATCCAGTAGCAG aatcaGCAAGCGAAGACTCCAGCATGAAGGACTACAGTCCCTTCTCTCCTCAGCGCAGCAATACCAGCACACCCAGCTCCCTTTACATGGAGTCCT ATGGGCCCCAGTACAGCAGTGTGCCGGATGGGATGTTCAGGAAGCCATCGAAGGGGCAGAGCCTCATCAGCTATCTGTCAGAGCAGGACTTTGGCAGCTGTGCTGACCTAGAAAAG GAAAATGCTCATTTCAGTATCTCAGAGTCCCTCATCGCCGCCATTGAGCTGATGAAATACAACATGCTGCGCCAGGAGGAAGAgggtgaggaggagggagaCAGCGACTCCGAGATTCAGCAGCTCAAACAAAAGATCCGTCTGAGGAGGCAGCAGATCCGCCGCAGCCGTCTGCCACCCTACACAACCTCCCAGCACC ATTTCCACTCCACTGACAGCGGAGGCTCCAGGAGGAGCTCTCAGGACTCCTACCAGGGCCTGTCTGACTCCGGCTCGGCcgaggaggtggaggagtgTGAACTGCAAG ATGGCTGTGAGGGTCAGTCCCTGCTGGCGGTGTCTCAGAGCGGCCTCTCCTTGTCACTCGCCTCCCTCTTCTCAG ATGCCGATATAAAGCGCAGTGTAAGCTCCAGTGGCAGGTCCTTCCTGAGCTCAGAGTCCAT ctcTCCCTCCTTCCTCCAGTCTAACTCAGCTGAGTCGGTGGCGATGGGTTTGCTCAGGCAGTTCGAGGGCATGCAGCTTCCTGCAGCTTCAGAGCTCGACTGGCTGGTTCCAGAGCACGATGCTCCACAGAAG CTGCTGCCTATTCCCGACTCTCTGCCCATCTCTCCTGATGACGGAGAGCACGCAGATATCTACAAGTTGAGGATTCGAGTTCGAGGCAACCTTGAGTGGGCGCCGCCGAGACCACAAATCATCTTCAACATTCATCCTGCACCAAA gaGGAAGATCATTGTTGCCAAGCAGAACTACCGCTGTGCTGGATGTGGCACCAGAATTGACCCAG ACTACATCAAGCGACTGCGATACTGCGAGTACCTCGGCCGCTACTTCTGCCAGTGCTGCCACGAGAACGCCCAGGCGATCGTTCCCGGCCGAGTTCTCAGAAAGTGGGACTTCAGCAAGTACTATGTCAGCAACTTTGCCCGAGACCTGTTGAGCAAGATTTCAGGAGACCCTCTGTTCAACCCGAGTGACATCAACAACGGCTTGTACAAGAAGATCAAGTCTCTGGAGTCCGTCAGG gtttTAAGAGTGCAGctttttcacatgaaaaatCTCTTCAAGACTTGTCGCTTTGCCAGAGG GGTTCTTGACCAGTTGGACAGCGTGCCAGGTCACCTGACCGAGGACCTTCACCTTTTCTCGCTCAACGACCTCACTGCTGTTCGCAACGGAGAACTGGCTCCTCGGTTGAAAGAGCTGCTTAAGCTTGGTACCATGCATGTAGCTGGTTGCGTG tTGTGTCAGGCGAAGGGCTTTGTCTGCGAGTTCTGCAACAACGACAAAGACATCATCTTCCCCTTCCAGCTCAGCAAGTGCCAGCGCTGCGAAG AGTGCCACGCCTGTTACCATCAGAGCTGCTTCAGGACAGGTAAAGACTGCCCCCGGTGTAGGCGGCTGGCGGAGCGTCGGGAGAGGATGGCGCGCAGAAACATGGAGGAGCAAGAGGACGAAGGAGGAGGGACTTAG
- the rubcn gene encoding run domain Beclin-1-interacting and cysteine-rich domain-containing protein isoform X2 — translation MEVTAEGEAEERRREQWKLLSSLKTTVEGLVSTNNPNVWSRYGGLQRLHKDMNNILGHRLKNEQMYYKQRDYWPFVWCVRYISPHLAMHVEQFSHLEPVLSSGVHRAGESHKAERWLLHSLQVHKLSAQLKPLLRHLGNTRKYYNDDAFLLSEPHVTAMFQCLEAVEQNNPKLLAQVDTVGLSPLKGSPCLSLLKSQSLCVLPGAGGTWRNADTAPGGDSLNRRLTTSNCSLREAVTANHRPANTTAARSVKGNNMSEESINTKYTTSPASTVETPWVIVSRPGDRERGVTPSPGSISVPHISLSESPSSSVQPEAGDSCDGDSDDGPEYLAIGNLGQRSRDSRSSIHSSEQDQTKEPGTQQSSQTSTPPRCSSFSEGQRGPGRGAKGHTRSFSDTGISQKLRNESASEDSSMKDYSPFSPQRSNTSTPSSLYMESYGPQYSSVPDGMFRKPSKGQSLISYLSEQDFGSCADLEKENAHFSISESLIAAIELMKYNMLRQEEEGEEEGDSDSEIQQLKQKIRLRRQQIRRSRLPPYTTSQHHFHSTDSGGSRRSSQDSYQGLSDSGSAEEVEECELQDGCEGQSLLAVSQSGLSLSLASLFSDADIKRSVSSSGRSFLSSESISPSFLQSNSAESVAMGLLRQFEGMQLPAASELDWLVPEHDAPQKLLPIPDSLPISPDDGEHADIYKLRIRVRGNLEWAPPRPQIIFNIHPAPKRKIIVAKQNYRCAGCGTRIDPDYIKRLRYCEYLGRYFCQCCHENAQAIVPGRVLRKWDFSKYYVSNFARDLLSKISGDPLFNPSDINNGLYKKIKSLESVRVLRVQLFHMKNLFKTCRFARGVLDQLDSVPGHLTEDLHLFSLNDLTAVRNGELAPRLKELLKLGTMHVAGCVLCQAKGFVCEFCNNDKDIIFPFQLSKCQRCEECHACYHQSCFRTGKDCPRCRRLAERRERMARRNMEEQEDEGGGT, via the exons ATGGAGGTTACGGCGGAGGGAGAGGCGGAGGAGCGCAG GAGGGAGCAATGGAAGCTGCTGTCCAGCCTGAAGACCACGGTGGAGGGCCTCGTGTCCACCAACAACCCCAACGTCTGGTCGCGGTACGGCGGCCTGCAGAGGCTGCACAAGGACATGAACAACATCCTCGGTCACAGACTGAAGAACGAGCAG ATGTACTACAAACAGCGAGACTACTGGCCCTTTGTTTGGTGTGTTCGCTACATCAGCCCCCACCTCGCCATGCACGTTGAACAG ttcaGTCACCTGGAGCCGGTTCTGAGCAGCGGGGTGCACAGAGCCGGTGAGAGCCACAAGGCCGAGCGCTGGTTGCTGCACAGCTTGCAGGTTCATAAGCTGTCAGCTCAGCTCAAACCTCTGCTCAGGCATTTGGGAAACACACGGAAATATTACAACG ACGACGCCTTCCTGCTGAGTGAGCCTCATGTGACGGCCATGTTTCAGTGTCTGGAGGCTGTGGAGCAGAATAATCCCAAACTGCTGGCCCAAGTAGACACTGTTGGG CTTTCCCCGCTGAAAGGCTCTCCGTGTCTTAGTCTGCTGAAGAGCCAGAGCCTGTGTGTGCTGCCAGGGGCCGGGGGGACCTGGAGGAACGCCGACACGGCCCCTGGAGGAGACTCTCTGAACCGCAGACTAACCACCTCAAACTGCTCCCTGCGAGAAGCGGTCACAGCCAACCACAGGCCAGCAAACACTACAGCAGCTAGATCCGTTAAGGGCAACAACATGAGTGAGGAAAGCATCAATACCAAGT ACACTACCTCTCCAGCCAGCACCGTGGAAACTCCGTGGGTGATCGTGTCCAGACCGGGGGACCGTGAGCGAGGTGTGACGCCGTCTCCTGGATCAATTTCCGTCCCTCACATCTCGCTGTCAGAGTCCCCATCCTCCTCCGTTCAGCCCGAGGCCGGGGACTCCTGCGACGGTGACTCCGACGATGGACCGGAGTATCTGGCTATTGGTAACCTGGGGCAACGAAGTCGTGATTCTCGAAGCTCCATCCACAGCAGTGAGCAGGACCAGACAAAGGAACCTGGCACACAGCAGAGTTCCCAGACCTCGACCCCGCCGAGGTGCTCGTCTTTCTCAGAGGGCCAGAGGGGCCCCGGCAGGGGGGCCAAAGGACACACCCGCTCGTTTTCAGACACGGGGATCAGTCAAAAACTCAGGAATG aatcaGCAAGCGAAGACTCCAGCATGAAGGACTACAGTCCCTTCTCTCCTCAGCGCAGCAATACCAGCACACCCAGCTCCCTTTACATGGAGTCCT ATGGGCCCCAGTACAGCAGTGTGCCGGATGGGATGTTCAGGAAGCCATCGAAGGGGCAGAGCCTCATCAGCTATCTGTCAGAGCAGGACTTTGGCAGCTGTGCTGACCTAGAAAAG GAAAATGCTCATTTCAGTATCTCAGAGTCCCTCATCGCCGCCATTGAGCTGATGAAATACAACATGCTGCGCCAGGAGGAAGAgggtgaggaggagggagaCAGCGACTCCGAGATTCAGCAGCTCAAACAAAAGATCCGTCTGAGGAGGCAGCAGATCCGCCGCAGCCGTCTGCCACCCTACACAACCTCCCAGCACC ATTTCCACTCCACTGACAGCGGAGGCTCCAGGAGGAGCTCTCAGGACTCCTACCAGGGCCTGTCTGACTCCGGCTCGGCcgaggaggtggaggagtgTGAACTGCAAG ATGGCTGTGAGGGTCAGTCCCTGCTGGCGGTGTCTCAGAGCGGCCTCTCCTTGTCACTCGCCTCCCTCTTCTCAG ATGCCGATATAAAGCGCAGTGTAAGCTCCAGTGGCAGGTCCTTCCTGAGCTCAGAGTCCAT ctcTCCCTCCTTCCTCCAGTCTAACTCAGCTGAGTCGGTGGCGATGGGTTTGCTCAGGCAGTTCGAGGGCATGCAGCTTCCTGCAGCTTCAGAGCTCGACTGGCTGGTTCCAGAGCACGATGCTCCACAGAAG CTGCTGCCTATTCCCGACTCTCTGCCCATCTCTCCTGATGACGGAGAGCACGCAGATATCTACAAGTTGAGGATTCGAGTTCGAGGCAACCTTGAGTGGGCGCCGCCGAGACCACAAATCATCTTCAACATTCATCCTGCACCAAA gaGGAAGATCATTGTTGCCAAGCAGAACTACCGCTGTGCTGGATGTGGCACCAGAATTGACCCAG ACTACATCAAGCGACTGCGATACTGCGAGTACCTCGGCCGCTACTTCTGCCAGTGCTGCCACGAGAACGCCCAGGCGATCGTTCCCGGCCGAGTTCTCAGAAAGTGGGACTTCAGCAAGTACTATGTCAGCAACTTTGCCCGAGACCTGTTGAGCAAGATTTCAGGAGACCCTCTGTTCAACCCGAGTGACATCAACAACGGCTTGTACAAGAAGATCAAGTCTCTGGAGTCCGTCAGG gtttTAAGAGTGCAGctttttcacatgaaaaatCTCTTCAAGACTTGTCGCTTTGCCAGAGG GGTTCTTGACCAGTTGGACAGCGTGCCAGGTCACCTGACCGAGGACCTTCACCTTTTCTCGCTCAACGACCTCACTGCTGTTCGCAACGGAGAACTGGCTCCTCGGTTGAAAGAGCTGCTTAAGCTTGGTACCATGCATGTAGCTGGTTGCGTG tTGTGTCAGGCGAAGGGCTTTGTCTGCGAGTTCTGCAACAACGACAAAGACATCATCTTCCCCTTCCAGCTCAGCAAGTGCCAGCGCTGCGAAG AGTGCCACGCCTGTTACCATCAGAGCTGCTTCAGGACAGGTAAAGACTGCCCCCGGTGTAGGCGGCTGGCGGAGCGTCGGGAGAGGATGGCGCGCAGAAACATGGAGGAGCAAGAGGACGAAGGAGGAGGGACTTAG